The Glycine soja cultivar W05 chromosome 4, ASM419377v2, whole genome shotgun sequence genomic sequence CTTAATTTGCAATGCCTGTATGGCAAATCCTTCGTGGTTATAGTCCAAGCTCACTTGTTATAAGGGGCAGAGAACAAAAGCACTGAGGAGCACAGAGCACATTTTGGAAATAGGCTTATACAGAAAATGGTTTGATCCGCTGCATGGTCCTTCTCATCAATTATCAGGAGGCAATTAACTTGCTACCATGCAGTGACGATCAAAAGCATGTTACAAGGTACAACATCTGGCTGCCAGAAGCATCAAAAGCATGTAggacacaaaaaaagaaaaagcttaCTCCCAATAACAGCCATTTACCACTTTTCTAGTGGTTTTCCCACTATATCAGGAGGAAAAGAGATAAGGATTGAGTGTCTGacatacatacatgcatacataAGTTACAGGTTATCAAATTGGAGATACTAAAACTGGGGTATTTCCAATCGCAGGCTGGAGACTGGCTGCATGCTCGAGTTGTTTCCACGCTTCCTTCCGCTTCTCTGCCGCCATGTTTAGCATTACTTCTTCTTCCTTGAATTGAGAATGAGAAGCCAGGAACAGCTTCTCATCCATCtctacaaacatttttctcacgTTATAAGTTAGGTTGAGCACTGACTGGCTCCAGTGGCCCTGAGAATTCTTCTCTAAGGCTGGAAATATGATTGGCAGGATCACTTGTCGGTTGTGAGCAATCAAGTTGACAATATGGTCGTTGTTCCATAAGAAAAGGGCTCTTTCAGCTACCTGCAAGAATCCATGTTGAATGAAAAaggttataattttatcaattaacaATCATGTCAAAGGAAACAAGTGATTCTCAAAAGAGACACAAATGAATGAAGATGGAGACAAAATAGCAGCaattaaatcattaatttaaaaaagcaaGAGACATATGCCATTCCCGAAAGGAGGTTCGAGGAACTTGGAAATTTACTCCAAGTAAACATGGAGAGCTCtgatgaaacaaaaaagaatacgAACTACTTTCAGTTTCACATCCTATGAGTGACCTCTTGCCCAGAAATAATCTAATCAAATGAATCACCTTTGCAGAAAAACCTCCCAAAAAAGTTGCACTATGTTTTGACTTTGAACCCAAAGCAAAGCATTATTAGTCTCTACTTAAATGGGAGTTTAGTGACTCACATTCAACCAACACACGACTCATGCTCCTGCATTAACCCCATTAAGGATGGATTAACCAGGCTTTGATACCTGTTGAGGTAGAGACTAAAGGCCAGGCTGTGAAACAATGTTTCCTTCAATTTATACAGGAGCTCAGTGTCTTGACCAAGCAAATAGGAGATACACACTTCAATCCCCCTGGTGTTCATGGATTGCCCATTCCAACGCATGAGTCCCATATTGGCTGGGTGTGAAACACAACCCCATACGCTAAGGGAAGTCTTTGCTAATGTGCTTAATAATATAATGCCAGAATATAGAGCATCACACTACACAAACTATAGCTAAAAATCATGGATTTCATTTCTATATAAAGGCATACAACTAATGAGGATTCACCAAATGGATTAACTTAAAGTGAATAAAAATTGTACCTGGAAGTGCAAACTGTTAATGCAGCATCCAATCCGCCAAAACAACGGGACCATGACCCTCTGAAACTCTACCATGTTAATTGTTTCCAAAATTTCCTCCAGTTCACCCAGGAACATCACCTCTTTCTGACTGTTCGTTATCGGCCAATACTTCAACATCCCCCTTATCACAATGCTTGCCAACTTGGGCTCTTTCTCTATAAACTGTGTAACGCAATAAGACAACTGCTGGAAGTACACCCCAATAGACTTGGGCTTGTGCAAGGGAATCAAAACCCTCCACAAGAAGATCTTGTGCTCCTCCTTCAAAGGCAAAGCAAACCCGCTAATTATGCTCCCAAAAATCTCCAACAACTCCGCAATCCCATTGTGCCTCTCGGTCTCAAACACAAAGTTATAGAACAAGTTGTTAATTGATTTCCTTATGTAGGGCCTATGCACCATGAACTTGCCATAAACCCTATGCAGAATCGTCTTCAAGCAGTCCCTCTCCCTAGGATCCTCCGAATCAAACAACTCCAACAACCTTAAAATAAACGAATGGTCAATGTACTTCTTAGCCACCTTAGCATCGAGACAATTTGAGGTTATAAACTTAAGCAGCAACTCATACACCAGCTGCAAATGAGGCCAAGCGGGATCAAACGCtggctcatcatcatcattctcACCACCACGATTGGACCTGTAATTTGGCGGGAAAACGCGAAAGAGATTAATAGCACACATTCTGCAAACAGCAAGAATAGCAGGTTCACTGAACCTCGAGGACCCACAAGAGGACACAAAATCAACGAGCTCAACGAGGGTTCTTCTCTTCACCTCTTTTTCCACCGTGTTCTTACCAGGGTCCGTGAAATCGAACGTGACGCAACACAGGCTCAGCTTGCTCACGAAAAGGTTCATCTTCTCTGAACTCGGAACATCCTTAAAAGGAACCAAAGGTTCAATCAACGACACCGTGCTCGCCGGAAAAACCGCCGACGAGGATGTTTTCTTCGCGGCGGAGGAGCCTCCGCCGCCGGGAGGGCGGATGTTTCTGCTGGCGGCGCGTGGGGAATCGTCCGAGCGCGACGAGTCGGCTCGGCATGACTCGTCCGAGTCGGGTTTGGGTGCCTTGCGAGGGAGTTTGCTGAGGAATTGCTTGAGCATGGCGACCCAGAAGGTTGAAACGGTAAATTTCAAAGCTTTATAGGAAACCCATTAAGGAAGGAAAAACAATGTGGCACAAAATTAATGGGTTCTTCTTAAAGGGAAGAATGAGGGAGGAACAGAGGGAGAAACCCTAGATCTTGGTCATGGAAAATTGGGGGAAATTGCAAGCAATGTGAGAGGGGATGCATGAAATTGAGACCGAGAATTTAAATGGGTCGAAGGAAATTTACGATTTTGCAGC encodes the following:
- the LOC114409008 gene encoding serine/threonine protein phosphatase 2A 57 kDa regulatory subunit B' kappa isoform-like; the protein is MLKQFLSKLPRKAPKPDSDESCRADSSRSDDSPRAASRNIRPPGGGGSSAAKKTSSSAVFPASTVSLIEPLVPFKDVPSSEKMNLFVSKLSLCCVTFDFTDPGKNTVEKEVKRRTLVELVDFVSSCGSSRFSEPAILAVCRMCAINLFRVFPPNYRSNRGGENDDDEPAFDPAWPHLQLVYELLLKFITSNCLDAKVAKKYIDHSFILRLLELFDSEDPRERDCLKTILHRVYGKFMVHRPYIRKSINNLFYNFVFETERHNGIAELLEIFGSIISGFALPLKEEHKIFLWRVLIPLHKPKSIGVYFQQLSYCVTQFIEKEPKLASIVIRGMLKYWPITNSQKEVMFLGELEEILETINMVEFQRVMVPLFWRIGCCINSLHFQVAERALFLWNNDHIVNLIAHNRQVILPIIFPALEKNSQGHWSQSVLNLTYNVRKMFVEMDEKLFLASHSQFKEEEVMLNMAAEKRKEAWKQLEHAASLQPAIGNTPVLVSPI